TCACGGCATCGACCACCATAAAGTCATTGCCCAGGCCGTGCATTTTGGAGAACTGCATTTTTGGCTCCAGTGAGTGCTTCATAGTTTACTGAGCCGATTGCGTTTCCGGTTCGGTGGTCAAAAGCCTGCCCTGTGTTCCATCCTGAGCCACGCCCGAACTCTGATCCGTAGTCGTGCCGGAAGTCTGTTCAGTGGTAGCGGACGTTTCACCGGTCTGATCCGTGGACGTTCCGGCAGCCGGATCGGTGCTCTCAGTGGTTTGCTGCTTTGGCTTTTCCTGCGGGGGGAAATAGAGAGGTCCTTTCAGTCCGCAACCTGCCAGGCTGGTTACAGCCAGCACCAGCGCCATCCGGCAAATCATTTTGTTCATGCTTATTCTGCTCGTTATCGGTGCCTGTTGGTTGTCTATCATCGCAGGTGAAGTGCTAAAAGCAACAGGAAAAAGCTGATCCGGTGTCGCACTCTGCGCCGGAACAGGGTCGGGCATCAATGCATTTGATAGCGCTGAGCGTAATCGCTGTTTGCATCGTTATCCGGGACGGTGGCACAAAGTTGGGCCAGTGTCTGGCTGCGGAAAGGAATAACCTGGAAGCGATCGTCAACCTTCACTATCTGGTAAAACTGCGGCAGATTGAAGTTAATGAAGCTGGAACCGTAGGTGAAGCGGTCATGTGATGAGGAGTAAAAACGACTCACATCACGGACTAACTCCTCTTTACTGCCTTCGCAGTGATGGTAGATCTCCACCCTGTTAGTTTCATCCAGGATGTAAATATTGAAGCCGTGGTCGTCTTTGGTGTCCTCGAAGAAGAACTGGATGATCCCTTCGCTGGCATAGCCGTTCACTACCGCAGGCAGGCGTGTCTGATCGGTTTCTACTTTGATCGACAGCCCGTGGAGTTTGTTGTTGGAGATTGCGCCATAAAACTCCACGGCATTCTCCAGCTTTTGCACCGATACGCTGAGGCGTTCGAAGAACAGCCCCCACGTCTGGCCCGCTACGCGTACCGCTTTAAAGCGGCCAGGTTCCTGTCGGGTACTGGAGAGGCGCAGCTCAATACATTCTGACACCAGCTGCTGAACGCGGGTACGAATCAACCCACGCAGATGCTGGCTGTAACAGAAAACCTCGACCGAATCGGGGGGAGCCGCATCCTGATGCATTTTGCCCAGGATGGTTTTAAGCCCTTCAATCATCGCCTGCTCGCCATTAAAGTGCAGCGTGCGCACTTCATTCCACGAGTTGCGGTAAAGCAGATCGATACTGCCAATCAGACACTGCTGCTGCTGACCAAAGCTGAACACATCCAGCTTGCGGAAATCGAAGTGAACTACCTGGTTGCGAAAAGCAGCCGTCGGGTCATATTCCAGATTAACGATAATGGCCAGATGCCGGATTTCACACGGACTGTAGAGCGCTTTCGGCGTAGGCGACGGCAGACGCAGTGGGAAGTGGTGAGAAACATCTGCCACCAGCTCCTGCAACCTTGCCAGGTCACAAATCTCGTTGCCCTTGATATGCAGGCGGGTTTTGCTGGTCAGCAATCCATTAAACCATGCCCACGCCACCAGCTTGTTGAGATAGCGGTTATATTCCAGCGGCTGGTGACTGATGATTGAGGCCATATCCGGCGACTGGTTATAAAGATACCAGCCAGCGCGGTTGGCACGGCCATGCGGCACATGAATAAAGGTCAGGTGAGGTTCAGAAAGATCGGGTGAGATCTGCGGATTTAACAGCGTTACCTTACCCGGTAAGGCTTCAAAAGCCGCATACAGCTTACGGGTCAATACGCCGATATCCTGAGGACTGGCGCTGACGCTGAGATTATTGCGACGTGCGAAGCGGATCAGGTTGCGATAGCTCTGCATCATCGCATCCAGCAGTTCATTATGGGCTTCACGCACACGGCTGATTTTCCAGTCGGCACGGCTGTCCAGAATGGCGATGCGCCCGGCATCCCATCCCCACTCCGTCACCAGCTGGTTGAGAATTTCACGGCGCCAGCCAGACTCGCCATTATCAACTGACAGTTTTTCGCAGACTTTCAGATAGAAGCAACGGCGAACCAGATCCAGTCGGGCATGATCGTCAATACTGGTGAGATAGTGCGTCACTCTTTCCAGCATCATGCAATAAGGATCAAGACCATAAGAGACGATTTCACCATCGTGCAGGCGCTGCTTGATATCCATTGCCAGCAGTTGCGTACTTGGATATTCCCAGGAGTAAGCTTCCAGCAGCAGGGTTTTCAGCACGGCCTTGTAAGGCGAGTCGATACTTTTATAGAGCTGCCACAGGCTGGCGCCGAAATACTCTTCCGCAGAAAGCGTGCCAAGGCCGCCTAAATCAAGCCACTCGTTCGGGGTCAACACTCCCTTCTGATAGAGTGACATAACGTAATCATCGTAATGCTCTTCTTCTTCTCCCGGCACCATATTCCACAGAATACGCTTACCTGCCAGGCGAACGGCAGTACGGTAAAATTCATCAAGCAACAGGATATGCTGCGTGGAACCACAGTCTTCACCGCCCAGGCTGCCGCTTTCATTGTGGCGGAAACGGTTTTCGTCGATCAGGAAGAAACTGACTTCCACGCCCATCGAAGCGCACCATTTTTGCAGCAGGGTGCATTTTTTCTGCAGGCACAGCCGTTCTTCGTTATCCAGCCAGGACTGATGGCAAACCCAGATATCGAGGTCAGAAGTGAGGTTTTGTCCTACGGAAGAGGTGCTGCCCATGGAGTAAACGCCGGTAATCGGCAGTTCGCCCTTGGGAGGAATGGCGGCGACGGATCCAGATTTGCTTTCTAAATCATTGAGATAGTCAATCTGGCTTTCATCAGGCGTGTAAAAGCTGATGCCATGTGGAACGTTACCTGCGAGGTAACCCGGCATCAGCGGATGATGATAATGTAATAAGGTTGGCAGCAGACTGTAAACCTGTTGGAACGCGGGTCCCATAGCAGCCAGTGCGCGATCAACACGCAGCTGGTTTATGGCATCCAGTCTCTGCTTCAATGTCTCTATGTAGAGGTACAAGACGTCTCGCCTGATTATCCCAGTGCTTACAAAAAACCTTGTTTCCGAAATCCGCCGCTTGATTTAAAAATAGTCGTGCGAATTATTGCTGGAAACGTGATCAATCTAACACCTGACAGTTTGACCGTAAAGAAAGTTGCGCTACACAACAGTTTAGCACGTTTTACGTTCGACCCTGCCTGCAATCCCTTTATCCGGCCGTTCTCTGCCGTTTAAAACCGTGGAAACTGACAGCATTCCCGAATCAATGATAGGATAATCAATGAACGATCAAAACGGTAAGAAGCATGTTAGACAAAATTTTAAGAATTGCCACCAGGCAAAGTCCGCTTGCGCTCTGGCAGGCACACTATGTTCAACAGCGCCTGATGGCTTGCCATCCGGGGCTTCGCGTGGAACTGGTCCCGATGGTGACCAAAGGTGATGTGATCCTGGATACGCCGCTGGCCAAGGTGGGGGGCAAAGGATTATTCGTCAAAGAACTTGAGCTCGCGATGCTGGAAGATCGTGCGGATATTGCCGTGCACTCAATGAAAGACGTGCCGATCGATTTTCCCGAGGGGCTGGGGCTGGTGACCATCTGCGAACGTGAAGATCCGCTGGATGCTTTCGTTTCTAACCAGTATGACTCGGTTGATGCGCTGCCACAGGGTGCGGTCGTGGGCACTTCCAGCCTGCGCCGACAGTGTCAGCTAAGCGCACGCCGTCCGGACCTGGTGATCCGCTCGCTGCGCGGCAACGTGGGCACCCGCCTGGGTAAACTTGATGCGGGTGATTATGACGCCATCATTCTGGCCGTTGCCGGTCTGAAG
This genomic window from Erwinia sp. E_sp_B01_1 contains:
- a CDS encoding lipoprotein; this encodes MNKMICRMALVLAVTSLAGCGLKGPLYFPPQEKPKQQTTESTDPAAGTSTDQTGETSATTEQTSGTTTDQSSGVAQDGTQGRLLTTEPETQSAQ
- a CDS encoding class I adenylate cyclase — encoded protein: MYLYIETLKQRLDAINQLRVDRALAAMGPAFQQVYSLLPTLLHYHHPLMPGYLAGNVPHGISFYTPDESQIDYLNDLESKSGSVAAIPPKGELPITGVYSMGSTSSVGQNLTSDLDIWVCHQSWLDNEERLCLQKKCTLLQKWCASMGVEVSFFLIDENRFRHNESGSLGGEDCGSTQHILLLDEFYRTAVRLAGKRILWNMVPGEEEEHYDDYVMSLYQKGVLTPNEWLDLGGLGTLSAEEYFGASLWQLYKSIDSPYKAVLKTLLLEAYSWEYPSTQLLAMDIKQRLHDGEIVSYGLDPYCMMLERVTHYLTSIDDHARLDLVRRCFYLKVCEKLSVDNGESGWRREILNQLVTEWGWDAGRIAILDSRADWKISRVREAHNELLDAMMQSYRNLIRFARRNNLSVSASPQDIGVLTRKLYAAFEALPGKVTLLNPQISPDLSEPHLTFIHVPHGRANRAGWYLYNQSPDMASIISHQPLEYNRYLNKLVAWAWFNGLLTSKTRLHIKGNEICDLARLQELVADVSHHFPLRLPSPTPKALYSPCEIRHLAIIVNLEYDPTAAFRNQVVHFDFRKLDVFSFGQQQQCLIGSIDLLYRNSWNEVRTLHFNGEQAMIEGLKTILGKMHQDAAPPDSVEVFCYSQHLRGLIRTRVQQLVSECIELRLSSTRQEPGRFKAVRVAGQTWGLFFERLSVSVQKLENAVEFYGAISNNKLHGLSIKVETDQTRLPAVVNGYASEGIIQFFFEDTKDDHGFNIYILDETNRVEIYHHCEGSKEELVRDVSRFYSSSHDRFTYGSSFINFNLPQFYQIVKVDDRFQVIPFRSQTLAQLCATVPDNDANSDYAQRYQMH
- the hemC gene encoding hydroxymethylbilane synthase, translating into MLDKILRIATRQSPLALWQAHYVQQRLMACHPGLRVELVPMVTKGDVILDTPLAKVGGKGLFVKELELAMLEDRADIAVHSMKDVPIDFPEGLGLVTICEREDPLDAFVSNQYDSVDALPQGAVVGTSSLRRQCQLSARRPDLVIRSLRGNVGTRLGKLDAGDYDAIILAVAGLKRLGLGDRIRHAMPAEESLPAVGQGAVGIECRLDDAQTIALLSALNDEDTAVRVKAERAMNTRLEGGCQVPIGSFALLQDDELWLRGLVGSPDGKAMICGERRGPREDAEKMGISLAEELLNNGAREILAEVYKGNPPE